One part of the Aspergillus luchuensis IFO 4308 DNA, chromosome 5, nearly complete sequence genome encodes these proteins:
- a CDS encoding uncharacterized protein (COG:S;~EggNog:ENOG410PMIB;~InterPro:IPR016137,IPR036305;~PFAM:PF00615;~TransMembrane:7 (o22-44i51-69o89-106i152-173o205-224i236-260o272-292i)) — translation MGSELGVTAASTPQLAYTPVSIWWTCWAGTWTVIVASGIVYLIAHRNTPPLLLRGLGLSLSAVVMLHVYWASVQFGTMIGTIMPGDAEYWIMGTYLPCGIALFHASNSRFYHVAKLQEGYIIRSSGGNDLCSTRGKLGVVDPFRRLAYTTKILVFVTVASLIQVFLTVLMWLISRKWHRTWGIPGTEVHGTEMQQTSEMGRGWEWWPGVIGQVFWSWIVGPVVLWKSRHIHDTHGWRIQTMGCVIANLPATPMWLIALYVPAMEPVNQYWLPPQWICLSIWVMEVFAVLLPCREVMRHHAIRQGAFDSIARWEPNTNPFADRTMARRSASILAEFAGSGRESWDRSLGSSSSSRDSIFTKRALEYVLARNPAPLQDFSAHRDFSGENIAFLTRVAEWKSSLPHAVWDSRISDYGDLTDLIREQFHRALCIYTTFISDRAQFPINISSQHRKELENVFEGPAGLLFGDARPANPAVPFDAPGYAPTPSASPIAPIKADSGSLFTDNSRVQYWGQIPQTFNATVFDRAEESIKDLVLTNTWPKFVRSCGIAAEAHLLVGN, via the exons ATGGGGTCCGAACTGGGGGTCACTGCCGCATCCACGCCCCAGCTAGCCTATACTCCGGTCAGTATATGGTGGACCTGCTGGGCGGGCACCTGGACGGTTATTGTTGCGTCTGGCATCGTCTATCTCATCGCCCATCGCAACACGCCTCCCCTCCTGCTTCGAGGCCTCGGGCTGTCGCTGTCCGCTGTTGTTATGCTTCATGTTTATTGGGCTTCAGTGCAATTCGGAACCATGATTGGTACCATCATGCCAGGGGATGCCGAGTACTGGATCATGGGCACGTATCTGCCGTGCGGCATTGCCCTATTTCACGCGTCGAACAGTCGCTTCTATCATGTTGCAAAGCTTCAGGAAGGCTATATCATTCGCAGCAGTGGTGGGAATGATTTATGCTCCACGAGGGGTAAGCTCGGTGTCGTAGACCCGTTCCGTCGCCTTGCATACACTACCAAGATCCTCGTGTTTGTTACGGTGGCGTCGCTCATTCAG GTATTTCTCACGGTCTTGATGTGGCTCATCTCTCGCAAATGGCATCGTACTTGGGGGATTCCAGGCACCGAGGTCCATGGGACCGAGATGCAGCAAACGTCGGAAATGGGCCGGGGCTGGGAGTG GTGGCCTGGCGTGATTGGACAGGTATTCTGGTCGTGGATTGTGGGCCCTGTCGTTCTCTGGAAATCCCGTCACATCCACGACACCCACGGCTGGCGAATCCAGACGATGGGCTGCGTCATCGCCAA TCTCCCGGCGACGCCGATGTGGCTCATCGCCCTCTATGTTCCCGCCATGGAGCCGGTCAATCAGTACTGGCTACCGCCCCAGTG GATTTGTCTCTCTatctgggtgatggaggttttTGCTGTTCTCCTGCCGTGCCGGGAGGTAATGCGCCATCACGCTATCCGACAAGGAGCCTTCGATTCGATCGCACGGTGGGAACCAAATACTAATCCGTTTGCTGATCGCACCATGGCCCGCAGGTCAGCCTCCATTCTTGCCGAGTTCGCAGGGTCTGGCCGGGAATCATGGGATAGATCTCTTGGCTCCAGTTCCAGCTCTCGGGATAGCATATTCACCAAGCGTGCGCTTGAATATGTCTTGGCGCGCAATCCTGCCCCGCTGCAGGATTTCTCTGCCCATCGCGACTTTTCCGGAGAGAATATAGCTTTTCTGACCCGGGTGGCAGAATGGAAGAGCTCGCTGCCCCATGCGGTCTGGGATAGCAGAATCTCAGACTATGGAGATCTTACCGACCTGATTCGGGAGCAGTTTCACCGCGCGCTGTGTATTTACACGACGTTCATCAGTGATCGCGCGCAGTTTCCAATCAACATCTCTTCGCAGCACcggaaggagctggagaacgTTTTTGAGGGCCCTGCTGGGCTTCTGTTTGGAGACGCGCGCCCGGCCAATCCTGCCGTTCCCTTTGATGCGCCAGGCTATGCTCCCACGCCCTCAGCGTCTCCGATCGCCCCCATAAAGGCCGACTCCGGTTCGTTATTCACCGACAACAGTCGGGTGCAATACTGGGGCCAGATTCCCCAGACATTTAATGCGACAGTCTTTGACCGAGCCGAGGAGAGCATCAAAGACCTCGTTCTCACCAACACGTGGCCTAAGTTTGTTCGAAGTTGCGGCATCGCAGCTGAGGCTCATTTGCTGGTGGGAAACTAG
- a CDS encoding uncharacterized protein (COG:S;~EggNog:ENOG410PGXJ;~TransMembrane:4 (o24-43i50-71o77-97i109-127o)), with amino-acid sequence MESGDMMLSAGQRPTDPGILVVEAWGQGFLVGSLIIMIAITAANMKYGVLLHKLIVAELALALGHGTFIFLHAPAQGWYLSATAIGLTISHTLHNVIAWMKIRGFFTPWGTRLYLITLLAAQPYWVVEIYANFAFFNRGQALYTTTRPLEPLFRCGVRAQFSPTPHVADPDLGTLGGSSPPAFSCTPSSGAMGVR; translated from the exons ATGGAGAGCGGTGATATGATGCTAAGTGCTGGTCAGCGTCCTACAGACCCGGGTATCCTTGTCGTGGAGGCGTGGGGACAAGGATTCCTTGTGGGCTCCCTTATTATCATGATTGCCATCACCGCGGCCAACATGAAATATGGGGTGCTCCTGCACAAACTCATCGTGGCAGAG CTCGCCCTGGCCCTCGGGCACGGAacgttcatctttctccatgCGCCTGCCCAGGGCTGGTATCTTTCGGCCACGGCCATCGGCCTCACGATTTCGCACACCCTCCACAACGTAATCGCATGGATGAAGATTCGCGGATTCTTCACCCCTTGGGGCACGCGACTGTATCTGATCACCCTGCTGGCGGCCCAGCCGTACTGGGTCGTCGAGATTTATGCCAACTTTGCCTTTTTCAATCGGGGCCAGGCCTtatacaccaccacccggcCACTCGAGCCGCTTTTCCGGTGCGGTGTTCGAGCGCAATTCTCCCCCACACCCCACGTTGCTGATCCAGATCTAGGGACCCTTGGtggatcttcaccacctgctTTCTCCTGTACACCATCCAGCGGGGCTATGGGTGTTCGCTGA
- a CDS encoding uncharacterized protein (COG:S;~EggNog:ENOG410PGXJ;~TransMembrane:2 (i12-33o45-65i)), with protein sequence MQLIRISPRFGVMLLFMVISVVFAIVDMCAIRVENRLGYPPGMEPFWKLAFVFKCLSDTIILDDFRSALDRLRYHYHPDGVPPQETTHARGRSTNRLVDRVPEASIKRPEPVCRPPDMV encoded by the exons ATGCAGCTGATTCGCATCAGCCCACGGTTCGGCGTCATGCTCTTGTTCATGGTGATCTCCGTTGTATTTGCGATTGTGGACATGTGTGCGATCCGGGTCGAGAATCGCCTAGGCTACCCCCCGGGGATGGAGCCGTTCTGGAAG TTGGCGTTTGTTTTCAAATGCCTGAGcgacaccatcatcttggatgacttCCGAAGCGCCCTCGATCGACTGCGCTATCACTACCACCCGGACGGTGTGCCACCCCAGGAGACCACGCACGCTCGCGGTCGGAGCACAAACCGGCTTGTGGACCGTGTACCCGAGGCGTCTATCAAACGCCCCGAGCCAGTATGTCGGCCACCGGACATGGTGTAA
- a CDS encoding HMG-box domain-containing protein (COG:B;~EggNog:ENOG410PQ5M;~InterPro:IPR009071,IPR036910;~PFAM:PF00505) has protein sequence MDGADANQTKPEPMCQNNRLRRSNRTVAMTRNDQVERATLRLNLDLPCPLSEVANHTPHIPVRDMCAWVDRPVETRHQEALQRHGRIPRPMNSFMLYRLAYSDRAKYWLAHDDHQAISILTGRSWKMEPPNIRKQYKTLAVIEKQKHAGAHPEYRFSPSNKKKRSRTARARSQKLVLRLEAFPKVSRTSQPHAGSTSLNNDRVSGPSTEPFLADEETLIQTNPSNPAVFGSLQSAASMWWQEIIYSQMASAGQVSAGTQPCVPVVTGQPGIPDSSCFVPQSGCPGLEAGNG, from the coding sequence ATGGATGGGGCCGACGCGAACCAGACAAAGCCAGAGCCTATGTGCCAGAACAACAGACTCCGACGGTCGAATCGCACCGTAGCCATGACAAGGAACGATCAAGTCGAGCGCGCAACGTTGAGGCTCAATCTAGACCTGCCATGCCCGCTGAGCGAAGTGGCCAACCACACGCCGCACATCCCGGTTAGAGACATGTGCGCCTGGGTCGACCGCCCGGTCGAGACACGCCACCAGGAGGCTCTACAACGGCATGGCAGGATTCCACGTCCGATGAATTCATTCATGCTGTACCGGCTGGCGTACAGTGATCGAGCGAAGTACTGGCTCGCCCACGATGATCATcaggccatctccatcctcaccggacggagctggaagatggaaccCCCCAACATCCGTAAGCAGTACAAGACGCTCGCGGTGATAGAGAAACAAAAGCATGCTGGAGCGCACCCGGAATATCGGTTCTCGCCatcaaacaagaagaaacgaTCGCGGACTGCAAGAGCCCGTTCTCAGAAATTGGTGTTGCGTTTGGAGGCGTTCCCTAAAGTGTCCCGAACCTCTCAGCCTCACGCTGGGTCTACTTCGTTGAACAATGACCGCGTCAGTGGACCCTCCACAGAGCCATTTCTTGCAGATGAGGAGACCCTTATCCAAACCAACCCATCGAATCCAGCTGTTTTTGGATCATTGCAAAGTGCCGCCTCAATGTGGTGGCAGGAGATAATCTACTCTCAGATGGCCTCTGCTGGGCAAGTCTCCGCTGGCACCCAACCTTGTGTCCCTGTCGTCACGGGGCAACCGGGGATACCGGACTCTTCTTGCTTTGTTCCCCAATCTGGATGCCCTGGGCTCGAAGCTGGCAACGGTTAG